A segment of the Myotis daubentonii chromosome 6, mMyoDau2.1, whole genome shotgun sequence genome:
actaatataaattcaaagtaaacaccattacatgaaagggtacggtctttttttttttttttttttttttttagttttattcatttcaaatgggccggatctggcccgcgggccgtagtttgcccacagctgccccagTCCCAACCCGCTGCCGACACCAACCCCGGTTCCCCGTTCGCCATCTGGCGATCTACcagagcctgtgggctgtggggagggaccaagatGTTGGCTATTCCACCCGCTCACCAGTCCTGAGTCCCACCCCACCgacacccaccccagttccccatggttccccatttgccatctggtgatcagagcctgagggctgtggggagggaccaagaggtggtcaatgaacctcataatgactggtcgatcagtcattctggttgttacgccgttatggtcactggccttttattacataggatttggTCCTTGATCTCATGACCTGTGCCTTTAAATCTCTTTTATATACTGAAGTCTACCAACAGTTTACCTCTAGCCCAGCATCTCCTCAGGACTCCTaacatatatctttaaaatgccTAAATCTAAACTCCTTTTGCTCTGGAACCTCCCTCCTCCTGTCTTTTTCATCTCAGTTAATAGCAACACCATCCTTCAAGTTGCTCAGGTGATCTACCTTGGGAACATTCTGggcttttctctttcatatctCATACAAAGTCAAACATAATTCTACCTCTAACATCACAAAAACGATCTGGCTGGCACTTTAGTGCTTAAATGAGCTACTACTACTGTATCCTTTAAAGACTCAAAACGACAGAAATTGTTTGCAATGATAATCAGATACCTTTATTTTCTACGTTTAATTTCTTACAATCATTTTGGAAAAATAGTTGTGTCTCCAAATGTACTTTCACTGACAGAAGGTGGTATGACCAAAACATTCTTTGAAGGGTTTTGGAGAAAAAGTACTTAGCACTGGAAAACAAGTTTACATTTTACACATACTTTGCACAAGATTAAAGGCGAGGTCCGATGTCAGAAGCAGAGGCCATTCTCCTTCGTTGAATCAATAGATCAGAAGAGAGCCTTCGGCATTAGAGATCCAAATTTATGAGATTTCAATCCAGTTTAAAATAAAGGGCGCCTAAAATatgaaaatgcatttcatttttaaaaacagctgttTTGAAGAATGACTTTTTAACTTGGTTGGTATCCTCTTAGACATTTTGAGGTTTACTTAGCATAGCGTTCTATCTGCTTACCATTCAAATTTGGACACAATGATTATCTGGTGTACTATGGGAATAGTTGAGGAGGCTCTATAAATAAATAGATCAATTTTGCTCAATGACTACCCTTCCATAAAGCCTCTTATAATTGGAATTAACCTACTATCTTCTTatcatttaatatgtttttgttagAAAGCGTACACAGCATATGAAATTACAGGATTTCCAGGAGTTAAAGACAAATTTAAGAACTCTTAAATAATATTTGTAATGTAAGCAACACAGTTATTACATTAGCTTAAAATAAATCACAACATTCACAACACAGTATTTTATTTGGTCTCAATATTGAAGATGTTTTCTTGAATTACTACTTATGTAGAGCTCAAAATGTAATTATATCATCTATCATTTTTCTTCAAgaatctgaaaaagaaagaattgacATGTAAgcataaaagtattttcattgaCAGCATCTTAATTTCATCCCCTTATCCACTCATTTAATAAACATCTATTTCTCTTTGCCCCTCGTCAATAGTCTGTGACAAGGGATCATGTTGTGGGAAATCAGGAGCACATCTTTCAAAGGACTGATTGTTAGAAATGGCACAGGGATGGGAAGGGGCCCTTTGGTCGGTCAATAATTTGTAATTTTCACAAATGGCTGACCCACAGATTTGTTGTGAAAAAGAATTTGTCCAAAACTGcacatttaaacaaaaaagaatggaAGATGTAATCTCATCAGTCATCTTACAGCTTACAAAAGACACAGTGATTGTCCTCTTCCATGTGTTAGTGTCTGCTGTGGTGCATCATGTGATGGAGAGGCCTTCTTATAAACAGTTTTTCAAGAAGCCACATGGGATTACCTTTCTGTTTTGAGGAAAGGGACACACTGCTTTCAACTATCCATTTATGGCCATGAACAGACATGCGCCACACCCCTGACCATGCATGTCCCTGAGAAGTGAAGGGTAATCCGTGGACAAAGTCACCAGTTGTGCAAGTGTCTTTGCAGACACCCTGCCCACTACTGAGGACTCTCATGAAAACCAGGACTgaagtaaaacaataaattataCTCATTCTGAGCTTAGGTCTCCTTTAATCTCCTTGACCCCTTCAGGGTCGTAGTCTAGTCTACCTTCACGTTTtagaaataaagctttattgtAACCCAGATACTCCCATTCATTTTACATATGATCTGTGGACAATTTTGCGCTACAGTAACAgacatatttttgaaagaaactaTATAGACCACAAAACCAGAAATATTTACTCCACAGGCTTTAGTGAAAAATTTTGTTAATCTCAAATGCTGATGATGGAAAATTTCTTCAAGCACTTGCCAAGTATTGTAAATACATTTTCTGAGCTAATATAAGCATTAATGTACTCGGGAAAAATATACGCCTTGTATCTACATGTACATAAAAGTATTTGTGTTAACAAGCTTAttatataacaaagaaaaaacctaTTTGTGTTTTCTCTACTCAAAAGTTATTTTACAGTGAATACTACTGGAGTCCTAGTACACTTATTTTATAGGTAAAAGGAGCTGAACTTGACTTTTGCTGCCTGAAGCTGGCTATGTTTCAGGGAATAAAATTAGACTCAAAGTGCATTGTATTTTCACAATAACAAACCTTGCTGTAACTTGGGGGCATCTCCCTGTACTTGAATAAGTTGCTAGCAGTCAATCGTGGAATGAAACCTTAAATTAATAACAGCAGCCTGGCTGGATGCTTGATAGGAACACCAGTTTTTCTCATTAGTGTGAGTCAGTCTCTGCTGCTTTAAATCTTGTCAGAGGGTAGGAATATGTCTGGGTGAACTAGAAGATACAAAGCTGTTTACTTAttgtgatttttctctgttatgcAATCAGAGCCCTGCCTGAATTTTAAGCTGATCACAGGCCCATGGTTCACTTCTGGTAGGAGTGTCATTCTTACAGGATGTCTCGCTGGGAACAAGTCTAGGATATCTCTTACCAAGCGGCTCTTACCTCCTGAAATAGCTGGATAATTGCTATAAGACTATGATAAGAATGAACAGACATACGCACCATTTGGGACGTTTTCACCAGCTTTCCTCAAAGACCTTTTCCATCAGTTTTCCAGCTCTTCAAAAAAGTCAGGGTATTCTCCCTCAGTGCTGTACAGCAGAAATAGAAAATTGTGCATGTTAAGGCTCTTAGAGAAGAAAGCATCTAAATAAATGATATTGTGTAACCTATGCTATTCTCTGTCCCCTGTAAAGTGCTCTGGGGGGTAAACAATTATCATTCAGTTTGGTTCTTGCCggtgaatgatttttttttaaagtgtctaaaATCAATCCTACACAATTACAATCTGGTGGGCAAAGAAAGTCACCTTGTATGGCCTCATCCAGCCAGGGTCGTCCTTAATACTCACTTTCCAACCAAACATAATTGGAATAAAAAGAGAGCACCCCACTCCCTATGTACTGTGCTCCAATATCTGTACACCCAGACAGACTCGGGCTTCACTGAATGTCAGAAGACAGAATAACTCAGAGCTTAATTTGCTAAAATAAGGGAGTTGAAATGCTAATACAGGGAGTTCCATGTGATGCCAAATTGCTAGTGGACTGGGATTTCCATAGTTAAAAAGCAGCCCTTTTGTTAAAACTTGCTTCCAGATTCAAAACAGATGCCTCTATAGTCATCAGTTTTAAACCTGGAGACACAATAGAATCAACCAGGGAGCTCTGAAGAAATCCATATATCTAGAGCCATATCCATAAAGGCACTAATTCCTGGCAATGAGTTTGGGTAGGGCTGTGGCCAAGGTTGAGAATTACTGCTTCAGAGTATAGATACTGAGATAGAGGGATGGGGAAGGCTCCCTTCTGTAGCTTCTATTCTAAAAGTGATTTATAAGTTCACATTTTAGCAAGTTGTCTGTTTCTTTACCTCCTCTTTCCATTCAGGATTGAGTTCAAGTATTTCTTCACAGCCATTTGTTTCCGAAGGCGGGTATAGTTGTCAGTGAAGACTGCGTCCGAATGGCGTTTGATTGGCCCCTGGCCTTCTGAGATGTCACTGCTAAGAAATGTGATGGAAATAGAATCAAAGCTTTTTAGCAAGAAATGATAAATACACCACCATTCCCATTTTTCTTGgtatcaaataaaaatgaattctaacacccaatttattttctatgacaaaaaatacatagaaaaaaatacaccTAAGCCTAAGGATAGGAGAGTGAGAAATAATCCAATACATGCTGGCACTTACTGGGAGTGTCTTAAGACTAAGTGagcaaatattttatcaaatcaTAGAGGGATATTTAAAGTTGTTTTCTGCCACTGGGAGTAAATTAATGCTTCTTGAGGAGCTATGTCATCTAAATAGTGCCATCTAAAGATTCAACTATTGGTcatttaaagaaagaatcttCCAATGCTTGGTTTGAGCAGGAAGTTAAAAAACAGCTACTATGATCAACCTTAACATTTGCTTCAACTTATCctatgtgttatttattttttactgtgtcTACTTCAATTTGATTGCAGGTTTACAAATGTTTTCTCCTAAAGGAAAATAAGTGTGTCTAGAGCCAGTGAAAATTTTACTAGTAAGCCTTATTTCTTTAATCCATGGGACTGGTATATTTTATtgaagaatataaattatttttcaattaagttAAATATGATCAAAGTTATAAATGCGCAACAAAATTAGTAAATTATTAACAGTGCAAATATAATTTGCAGATTAAAAAATCATAATGTGTCtgataaaatagtaataataaattatCTTTACCCAATTCGTTTTCCAACAAGAGAATCAAGGTAATTTTTGGCAGAAAGCTGACCCAAGAGTCTACTATAGTCACTGGTGAAAACTCCATCAGCATGTCTGGTATTtctaaaacaagaaagaaaggatagccattattttaaaaatgattttctaaaatattttggctcaatcaataagaaataaattaataaatttatgaaagcttcttataaaaattaagtcCCAAAGGAGATTTTCTAATTATTGGATTAGATTTCCTAATTTCCTAATAACCTATATTTTTCAGCCCCAAATTTTGAAAAGCAAGGAAATTAGCTTTTGTAGAAGTATATCTCAACATTAACTAATGTTCCCTGATAGAATCTATAAAACAAATTCTTCTCTAAGAAATATTGGtaggaaaaatataatatttaaattagtgTCCGTTTATTTATAGCACTTTATTTCTCCTACCCTTAATAATGATAGATATAAGGGGAAACAATCCTGATTCTTAGCCCTATTACATCTTTTGCTATTTCTGCTATTTCCAATATTTGGAAACAAAATCCTTTGAAAGAGAGGGGCTTAGGTCTATCAACCAGCTTTTCTGTTCAAATGAGGAAGCTTCTATTCTTTGTCTTCAGTGGAGATCTATACTGTCTGTACTTCAATGCTGCTCTTGACAAGTGTCTCTGTGAATGTAGCTTTTACTATTAGACATCTTTTCTTTATGTAGACATGAAACTTTTGCCTTAGAAATTCCTCTATCCTGAAATCCTAAATGGGAAAGTTTTCCTATTATCGGTGTAATATCTGATGTTGGCGTTTTGTGCAACAGAATGCAAGTGAATGGTTAGTTCACAATGGCTTGTTCCATGTTACAGCCTCTGCATGCAAGTCATGTACAGGGGTACAAGCTGCCATAAATGTGGCTGGATGAAGCCATGACACGAGGAAACGTGCAGTGTTACACAGCAGAAATAGCTCCATggagacacaaaaataaaacacttataACTCAAAATTGTGTTTTCTAAAATACTGCTTCATGAAAGTGAACTCACCTGTATGCATCATAATAGGGTGTGTCATTTTCAGCTAATACATTTTGCAGGATGTCAGTGTCTGCTTTTAATGAAGCTTGGTCAGGTTCATTTTCTCCTTCATAGGGTATTCTGTCACCCAACCTATCAGGGGAAAGTACAATAGaaatataatacattattttatcAGAAGTTTATGCttatacaattattttaaataagataatcTTGGGAAGTATTGCCTATTCACAAAATATGTATAGTATATCTGATTTAATGGCTTCAATGGTTTATGAGagtgtaaacaataaaatttaatgtatCCCATAAAATAAATACCATCCCACTTTTACAAACTGTATGCATCCGGTGTGAGAGCTACTCAGCTCCATCCTATCAGAACATTAAGTAAAGTACACTTCCTTGGTAATATCTTCAGGTTGCAAAGTTAAATATCATAAGCACTtagaaaaaaaaacctaatatTCTGTATGAAAACGGGGAGCAAATTGTATGTTTATTGATGTTTAGTATCATTTCATGTGATATGTTTCTCTGTATTGATCACATCCAAAGAATCTCTACATCTCTGAATACTTACTCAAATTTCATGAATTCTGTGGGGCCTCTGGTTTCTAATCTCATGTAGTAATGTGTTTTAGTAAAGGATGTAAAGTGCTTCACTGAAAAACTAAGGCTAGCCATTCCTATACACGGAATATTGCTACACTGCATAAATGCATACACATTTGGAACACCAGCACATGATTGAAATTCTATGTATGTGCGTTTTCTCTGTTAGGGTAAGACTCTAGGAATTTGTTGGCTCCTGGGCACTGGTGTATCTTTGGGTGATGTGGTAGCTGGTAGTCAGGAACAAGCAGTCCTCTTAGAGAATGAAGCCTAGTAATTAATACCAACTTCAGTATTCTTGTGATTGTTCATCTGTGGTGATATAACCACTCCGTCAGAATCATTCCATTTAGTTATTAAAGCAGCAGAGATCTGGCTTTAAGCAGACCTTGTGAAGAATAAGAGTTAGTGCCTGTATATAGTGCCCGTAGGTATAGGACCAGAGGAAAGTTTAAGCTAATGTAGTTTTAATttaccatttatttctttaaacataaatttattttatttcagataaaGCTTTAAATGAGCTGTATTATAATCTATgagcttaaaatataaaataccacaAAGAGAACAGTAAAAACTAAGGATTTTTAAACATCAAAAccacatatattaaaatttactcATTGGGCAAGAGGATCTCAGTAGATCAATTATTCCACAATTCTTAATAATAGCAAATTAATTCTGCATAGATAGATCTCTCCAACATGCttctatatatgtttttataatcaTCTACTATACTTATGATTACTTACTGACTGATcttaaaaatgaactaaaatgaGGCATGCCACGGAAGCTCTATTTTCCCATCAGAGACTGATCTGAACTGAGATGCTGTATGAAAGCTCATTCCTTATCTAAAGCTGCTTTTGAATGAATGGAAAGTCAAATTCTCCTCCCACCTCGTTTGGAAATGTGAACTATCCTGTCCATAAGACTATGCCCGAGAGTGCTGGTGGGGCTCAGACCAATCACGGGGACCCGATGTTGAAAAAGCTTGCTTAACACATCGGCCAGGTATTTCATCTTTAAATGAATAATATGTAATTTCTGAAAGTTTGAGTTGTCCAAAACCCCAGATAGAAAGTTCCCATTGAGATGAAGGAATGTTCAACTGCCTGCCCTGAAGGAGAACTTACCTCAGAGCAGCAGGTGCTCCGTAAAGGGGCCACGCCAGCGTTTGTGAGAAGAGCGCGCTgaccaggagcaggagcaggaggagccggGGCGCCCTTCTGGATTCCATCTCTGCACCTGGAAGGGGGGAGTCACGTCAAGCTTCCCACCCACAGCCCTCACCTGCTCGGTGATTCTGAGTGCCCAGCAAATGCTGAACACTCTTGCACAGAGTTCAGAAAAAGTTTTTTACATCTTATAGAAACCGTTAAACTGTAACAGttactactttttaaatgaaGAGGATTTCTCTTGGTGGCGGGCGCTTGGATAAAAATTAGGATTCTTTTGCACTACTGCCTATCTTTCATAGTTGGCCCATGTATACATTGATTGGCTCACTCTTATCCTGCTGGAGATAGCCCTGGGGACCATCTTCTATTACAAAACGGTAGCATCCGATTGTAGTATCCTCTCTAACTGCAAaaagatgattatttttttctactttaagaCTCTGCAGCTGGTTAATATAAAACTAGGTTATTATACATTGAATAATGAACATGTACatgtaaatgtgtatatataacaGTATAAAATGAttttgtatatacatattttcttcttttaattgcaGATGTTACCGGTCACGTACTTCCTTAAGCCTGAATTTGAACAACTTAGCACAATTACTGGTGAAAATTGAttccccccccctcaaaaaaaatttaaaccacgTATCACCATTGACCTACTTTTTGccacagaagaaaaatatattaaaaacactgTGTGGTTTTAACATTTAATCAActtacacattttatttctaaatggttTCTAGATAGAAACTTAAGACTTCATGGTCTGTTCTCTTGCTTCTCTATAAAAATCAcaggatttttatttaaaataaatgcttcCTAAGTTCACATAACCAACatatgacagaaaaagaacaGAACTTAAAAACAAGTCTAAAACTTCAAAAACAAATGTACACACTGAACCCTTCAGTCAAAAATTTATATacaagcaaaaagaaaaccctacttgtatgcattatttaaaaaaaaatagtattgaatAAAATGGCAAGCAGGAAAACCATCCATTAAACAAAAGAATGCAGAAAATTCATGGATACGTGAGAAATTGAGGCATTTCTATCCTTACCAGGGGACTGAGAAACTTCTCTTTTGGTtgctataaagaaagaaaactgtaaaaaaaaattttccagagaggaaaaaaaattcaatctACCCTGAGAAAAGTTCTAGCAGCAGAGAGGGAGTAAGAGAAGAAAGCTGTAGTTCTCACTTACCTTGCCTGGGAGTGTTCTGTTCCACAGACTGTTGGAGCTGTCTCAGGTGTTGAAGTCCCGAGTCCAAGAAAGGCTGTACCAGTCAGAGTTGAACCTGAACTTGTACAGGCTAAGGGTTATTGTCAGCAGCTGCTTTCACTCTACCCTGACCAGCATTTCAAAGCCCATCATTTTATAGGGCTTGTACTCAGGGCTGAGCAATCACAAAACTCCGAAAGacgtcacagcagctctcccacagGATGAATAGGGCTTGAAATTCTTATCTAATTTctgatttatataaatatatagtgagCATCTTCATGACGTAAAAGAGAggaaatttacttttctttaaacaaaaacagCTATCAAGTTGAATGTGAAATAGAGTAATCTTTAATTAGCAGTAATGATGTAAGCAAATGAATTTGCGTTATAGTCAGGGACATTGAGGTTCTTtcagaaaataagaattttatgtccaggaatagattttaaaagaaacaaatactcATGGTCATTTTGCTtacaaatgtataattttattttattacaaagcATCAATTCTTCTAaagcctttattttgtttttatgctaTTCGTGTAGATGCTGATTCATATATTCTTTCCTAATTGGTATCCTTCCTAATTGTTAAAGCAtctaaaactaattttttattttccattgtaATAACTTCTTTATGTTGAAACTTCCTGTTAATCTCAGTATAAAAGTTTCATAAAGGCTCCAGGCTAGGGTAATATACACTCTGTAGTAGAAGGTGGTAGTATCTCTGCTGTGTGACATTTCTATAGAATGTCATCCTTCCCAATGCACTCTCTCACACATAatctcaaattatttaaaaactaaattatcAGACTGTCTACCTCAAAGAAttcaatatttcttctttttcaaagtttttaCTCATCATTTTTATCAATCTTTGCACTGAGCGGAATTACCGTGTTTCTCCCCCATTGCCCTACACACCCACATCCACACCAACTTTTGAGCATCTCCAACTCAATCACTTGAAGGTGGTTTCAAAGAACTAGCTGGAAAGCATGGGGAGAGTACTGTGCATTGGCACACACTTCGTTTCTGTCTGTGGGTTTTTCATTCACAGTAGTTGAGTTTTACATTTAACCACAgttcaagatttaaaaataaataaataaatacagccaCATGAACATCCgtccttgtattttttaaaactaccagTACATGTATTCTTTTACATGTTTGTTCTTAAGTTCCTCTTGGGAGAATGACTCTAAAGCCATGTTCTTTCTTATACTTTAAGATTTTAGTATCCGTTTGCTTTGTTCAAAGTCAGACTGATTCAGTAAAAGAAGATCCCGCTAAGCTAATCATACTTTCTAATCCAGTtacaagaaaaattaaatgaattaaatttcaaaatggctGGAAATTTGTTTCCCAGTTGACAGCTCTGACTTAAACCAGAGTTCCTGTGGCTTAATACCAGGAAATCATTTTTACCTGATTATTACAAACAAGAGGTTGAAATGATTCTCATATGGAATTTTTTATCCTTAGATCTTTGTCACCCAGTTCTCAGTGAAGCAATGTTATTTAAGAACATCAACAGCAAAGTAAGTTGGTTGTGAGTTACAGAAAAACTGATGCTGAGCGGTAAGtagaaaattttgaaagaaaaaggatAGAAAAGTGATTGTTATCTCATCAAAGGAAGTATTTAGCATTAACAAAAAGTAACTATAGAAGATTTTCTAATGGTGAAAACAGTTTCTCccattataataataaaacacaaaaataaagagaaataattcattttttacctcaagatgaaaagaaaacaaagaacttGGTTTTTCCCTATGAATATACCCTGGAAAgcaaaattgaattttaaaatggaatcataGCACCATCTGCAGGTTCAAAGAGTTAATCCACAGataatttttaagtgtttctCCTCTTTCTATTCAAAGACAAGGATGCAAACCAGAGATCCTTTAACCAGATCCATTATGGATACTTCCAGAAAAATAAGCATAAGAAAAATACGTAGTTGAATTTATTCTAAATACTTTACTATGAAACTcagtaaatacaaaaatataaatgtgaattTACTGTTTACATCTGCTTTTCCCCAACTTTGACATATGTTTCAATATTTTTCACACATCTTTAACAAAACTTACTTTCTAGCTTGAGGCTTCTTAGTAAAGAGCTGTTTATAAGAACTATCATTTGTTCATTCTGCCAGAACAAAGCTCCAAGATTCTTCTTGTACAGATAAATACACCAGATACATTAAGTAATGTTTGCAAGCTCACACTGGGGTTAATTACAAATTAGGATTGAAAGCGCAATCATCTGATCttcatttaacttattttttttgttaagaaCTGGTGGTTTACTATACCTATTGTTATCTTTGTTGATGCTAACAAGTCAGGTAAGGACAACAAAAGCACATAAAAATATTGGCATCttctgcaaatcaaaacagcaatgaggtaccatctcacacctgtcagactggctatcatcaacaaatcaacaaacgacaagtgctggagaggatgtggagaaaaaggaacacttgtgcactgctggtgggaatgcagactggtccagccactatggaagacagtatggagtttccttaaaaaactgaaaatggaactcccatttgaccctgtgatcccacttct
Coding sequences within it:
- the LOC132236773 gene encoding VIP peptides-like, with product MESRRAPRLLLLLLLVSALFSQTLAWPLYGAPAALRLGDRIPYEGENEPDQASLKADTDILQNVLAENDTPYYDAYRNTRHADGVFTSDYSRLLGQLSAKNYLDSLVGKRIGSDISEGQGPIKRHSDAVFTDNYTRLRKQMAVKKYLNSILNGKRSTEGEYPDFFEELEN